ACAACTACAACAGTTACTGGTGTAGAAATGTTCCGTAAGCTTCTAGATCAAGGTGAAGCGGGTGATAACGTAGGTATCCTATTACGTGGTACTAAGCGTGAAGACATCGAACGTGGTCAGGTACTTGCTCATAAGGGTACAGTAACACCACATACTAAGTTCGAAGCGGAAGTATATGTACTTTCAAAAGACGAAGGTGGACGTCACACTCCATTCTTCAACGGTTACCGTCCACAGTTCTACTTCCGTACAACTGACGTAACTGGTGCGTGTGAATTACCGGCTGGTACAGAAATGGTTATGCCTGGTGATAACGTACAGATGACTGTAGAATTGATCAACCCGATCGCGATGGCAGAAGGTCTACGTTTTGCTATCCGTGAAGGTGGACGTACAGTTGGTGCGGGTGTTGTTGCTAAGATTCTTGACTAATCTCTGAAACACGCTTGCCTTAGCGAAAAAAGGGGGTTATAATCCCCTTTTTTTTTCGCGAACTAAATCCAGGGGTATAGCTCCAATTGGCAGAGCACCGGATTCCAAATCCGGGTGTTGGGGGTTCGAATCCCTCTACCCCTGCCACATTTCGACGACCTGCATTTTAGCGAATGCGGGTCGTTTTTAATTTAGCTAATAGATTTTATGAGTAAAGAAATAGAGAATCAGGAAAGCTCGAGTTCATTGGATACGGTTAAGATTTTATTGTCTTTAGCGGTGTTGATTGGCTCTGTCGTTGGATATTATGTTTTCCAGGAAATGCACCCAGTCGTTCGAGTCTTAGGAGTAGTTGCTGGAGCAGCTATTTCAATGTTCATTTTATATCAGACATCTGTTGGTAAGAGTTGGTTTCAGTATCTGACGCTGGCGAAACGAGAAGTTCGTCAGGTCGTTTGGCCAACACGCCCTGAGACAGTGCAAATGACGCTAATCGTCTTTGTGGTCGTTATTTTAATTGGGATCTTTTTGTGGTTGGTTGACATGTTCTTCCTATGGGCAGTCAAGCTATTAACAGGACAAGGTGGTTAAGATGGCGCAAAGATGGTATGTAGTTCACGCGTATTCAGGGTATGAGAACAAAGTAAAGAAAAGTTTAGCGGAATACGTTGAGCGTGCCGGTTTAACCGATCAGTTTGGTGAAATCTTGGTTCCTTCGGAAGAGGTGGTTGAGATTCGTGACGGTAAGAAGCGCACTTCAGAGCGTAAGTTCTTCCCAGGTTAT
Above is a window of Thiomicrorhabdus sediminis DNA encoding:
- the secE gene encoding preprotein translocase subunit SecE, coding for MSKEIENQESSSSLDTVKILLSLAVLIGSVVGYYVFQEMHPVVRVLGVVAGAAISMFILYQTSVGKSWFQYLTLAKREVRQVVWPTRPETVQMTLIVFVVVILIGIFLWLVDMFFLWAVKLLTGQGG